From the Octadecabacter antarcticus 307 genome, one window contains:
- a CDS encoding 2-isopropylmalate synthase yields MTDHVLIFDTTLRDGEQSPGATMTHDEKVEIAEMLDEMGVDIIEAGFPIASEGDFNAVSEIAKRSKTAQICGLSRANFKDIDRCWEAVKHSQRPRIHTFIGTSPLHRAIPNLDMDEMAERIHDCVTHARNLCDNVQWSSMDATRTEWGFLKRTVDIAIKAGATTINIPDTVGYTEPVESADLIKRLIAEVDRADTVIFSTHCHNDLGMATANSLAAVQGGARQIECTINGLGERAGNTALEEVVMALKVRKDIMPFETRIDARKIMNISRRVATVSGFPVQFNKAIVGKNAFAHESGIHQDGMLKNRETFEVMRPEDVGLSGTTLPLGKHSGRAALRAKLSELGFEMGDNELKDVFVRFKDLADRKKEVFDDDLIALVRQNSTEDDRLKLKDLTVVCGMNGPQKADMVLEIDGSDHSKSATGDGPVDATFNAVKALFAHDARLQLYQVHAVTEGTDAQATVSVRMEEDGRIATGQSADTDTVVASAKAYINALNRLLVRREKTAPGVDTPEIRYTDAGE; encoded by the coding sequence ATGACTGATCATGTTCTGATCTTTGACACGACCCTGCGTGATGGGGAACAATCCCCCGGCGCGACCATGACTCACGACGAAAAAGTCGAAATCGCAGAGATGCTTGATGAGATGGGTGTCGATATCATTGAAGCCGGATTCCCTATCGCATCAGAGGGGGATTTCAACGCGGTGTCTGAAATTGCAAAGCGCAGCAAAACAGCACAGATCTGCGGGTTATCACGCGCAAATTTTAAAGACATAGACCGCTGCTGGGAGGCAGTTAAACACAGCCAACGCCCACGCATCCACACGTTCATCGGCACCTCACCGCTGCACCGCGCGATCCCGAATCTCGACATGGATGAAATGGCGGAGCGCATTCACGATTGCGTAACCCATGCCCGTAATCTGTGCGACAACGTACAATGGTCATCAATGGACGCGACGCGTACGGAATGGGGTTTTCTGAAACGTACGGTCGACATCGCGATTAAGGCGGGCGCGACGACAATCAACATTCCCGACACCGTTGGGTACACTGAACCCGTTGAATCCGCCGATCTGATCAAGCGTTTGATTGCCGAAGTGGACCGCGCCGATACGGTGATATTCTCGACCCATTGTCACAATGACCTTGGGATGGCGACGGCGAATTCGCTGGCAGCCGTTCAGGGCGGTGCGCGCCAAATTGAATGTACAATTAATGGTTTGGGCGAACGTGCAGGCAACACCGCCCTCGAAGAAGTGGTGATGGCGCTGAAGGTCCGCAAGGATATCATGCCGTTTGAGACCAGAATCGACGCCCGCAAGATCATGAACATCTCACGCCGTGTGGCCACTGTTTCCGGGTTTCCGGTGCAGTTCAACAAGGCAATAGTCGGCAAGAACGCCTTCGCCCATGAATCCGGCATCCATCAAGACGGCATGCTGAAAAACCGCGAAACGTTTGAGGTCATGCGCCCAGAAGACGTCGGTCTATCCGGCACCACCCTTCCGCTGGGCAAACATTCAGGCCGCGCCGCTTTGCGTGCAAAACTGTCGGAACTTGGCTTTGAAATGGGCGACAACGAACTCAAAGACGTGTTCGTGCGCTTCAAAGATTTGGCCGACCGCAAGAAGGAAGTTTTTGACGACGACCTGATCGCACTGGTCCGTCAGAACAGCACCGAAGACGACCGTTTGAAGTTGAAGGACCTGACCGTCGTCTGCGGCATGAATGGCCCGCAGAAAGCTGATATGGTTCTGGAAATTGATGGTAGCGACCACAGCAAGTCTGCCACAGGCGACGGCCCCGTGGATGCAACTTTTAATGCGGTCAAGGCGTTGTTTGCACACGATGCCCGCCTGCAATTGTATCAGGTCCACGCAGTGACCGAAGGCACAGACGCGCAAGCGACTGTATCAGTCCGCATGGAAGAAGACGGGCGCATCGCGACGGGCCAGTCGGCGGATACAGATACTGTTGTGGCGTCCGCCAAGGCCTACATCAATGCGCTCAATCGCCTATTGGTGCGTCGTGAAAAAACCGCGCCTGGGGTGGACACGCCCGAAATTCGCTACACAGACGCGGGCGAGTAA
- a CDS encoding EthD family reductase, producing MSVSSQVLYPVGGDTQFDHDYYTTTYIPLVGKHMGEHIDSTSISKSFAGGPDVPAGFYVVATMIFTSMDNLQATLEVAGPVLADIPNFTKTEPKMLIGEVIT from the coding sequence GTGTCCGTTTCATCGCAAGTTCTTTATCCCGTAGGTGGCGATACACAATTTGATCACGACTATTACACAACAACTTATATCCCGCTTGTTGGTAAACATATGGGTGAACACATCGACAGTACGAGCATTTCAAAAAGTTTTGCCGGAGGCCCAGATGTTCCAGCCGGGTTTTACGTGGTCGCGACAATGATTTTCACCAGCATGGACAATCTGCAAGCCACTCTTGAAGTCGCTGGCCCAGTGCTTGCTGACATCCCAAATTTCACAAAGACCGAACCGAAGATGTTGATCGGTGAAGTCATCACATAA
- a CDS encoding N-acetyltransferase: MTEHDPVLGEALGVIRAAFAVMEGRIDPLSSLGDLTSECLSQSAAQAEVWVGAMTASDPVAGTVILTPKDKVLFVGKLAVREHRMRLGRAVMALAEAGASGFGWLELQSRVELVEVNAMFKALGFREVGRTTHEGYVLPTSILFHKVFG, translated from the coding sequence TTGACAGAACATGACCCCGTTTTGGGCGAGGCGTTGGGCGTTATTCGCGCAGCGTTTGCGGTTATGGAAGGCCGGATTGATCCGCTGTCGTCGCTAGGTGATTTGACGTCAGAGTGTCTTTCGCAGAGTGCGGCGCAGGCCGAAGTTTGGGTGGGTGCCATGACAGCATCTGACCCCGTCGCCGGAACGGTGATCCTGACGCCAAAAGACAAGGTTCTTTTTGTTGGCAAACTCGCCGTGCGCGAACACCGCATGAGGCTGGGTCGTGCGGTGATGGCACTGGCCGAGGCGGGGGCGTCAGGGTTTGGTTGGCTTGAACTGCAAAGCCGCGTTGAGTTGGTGGAGGTTAACGCGATGTTCAAGGCGCTTGGTTTTCGCGAGGTTGGGCGTACAACGCATGAGGGATATGTGCTGCCGACGTCGATTTTGTTTCACAAAGTGTTTGGATGA
- a CDS encoding SDR family NAD(P)-dependent oxidoreductase — MKNALVIGASGGIGSAVMRELEARGYVVTGVSRGDGLDVTDPDSVARVLGGLTGSFEVVFVAIGTLAAGGAPEKSLAAIDARRMGEIYAVNAIGPALILAQLDRIMPRDGPCFVGVLSARVGSIGDNKIGGWHSYRASKAAANQIVRGAAIELGRRRPEAVIVALHPGTVETKFTANYKGHKMMPAPEAAENLCDVLLGLDARQSGRFFDYAGAEVAW, encoded by the coding sequence ATGAAAAATGCTTTGGTCATTGGCGCTTCGGGTGGAATTGGATCTGCCGTCATGCGAGAATTGGAGGCGCGTGGTTACGTCGTCACGGGTGTGTCACGCGGGGATGGGTTGGATGTGACCGATCCGGATTCGGTGGCGCGAGTTTTGGGCGGGCTTACAGGGTCGTTTGAGGTGGTGTTTGTCGCCATCGGCACCTTGGCTGCGGGCGGCGCGCCAGAGAAGTCTTTGGCGGCAATCGATGCGCGGCGGATGGGTGAAATCTATGCGGTGAATGCCATTGGGCCTGCCTTGATATTGGCGCAACTGGACCGGATCATGCCGCGCGATGGGCCATGTTTTGTTGGAGTTCTGTCGGCGCGGGTTGGATCAATTGGCGACAACAAAATCGGCGGTTGGCATTCGTATCGTGCGTCTAAGGCAGCTGCAAACCAGATCGTACGTGGGGCTGCGATTGAGCTTGGCCGCAGGCGTCCCGAAGCGGTGATTGTGGCTTTGCATCCCGGCACCGTAGAGACAAAATTTACCGCTAATTATAAGGGCCATAAGATGATGCCTGCGCCGGAAGCAGCGGAGAACTTGTGTGACGTTTTATTGGGATTAGACGCCCGTCAATCCGGCAGGTTCTTTGATTATGCGGGAGCCGAAGTGGCGTGGTGA
- a CDS encoding NAD+ synthase yields MSDRFRLTMAQLNPTVGDITGNAEKARFAWEQGRAAGADMVMLPEMFLVGYQPQDLIMKPAFEREVAAELERLAADCADGPMLGIGGPFREGDKLHNAYFVLKNGRVISTTRKYFLPNFNVFDEVRLFSRADMQGPFNTGEDAGPLRIGTPICEDAWYPDVCEAMVESGAELLLVPNGSPYFRDKFSVRLNNMVARVIENDVPLVYLNMVGGQDDQVFDGGSFVLNRHGALAVQMPWFEDAIAHVDFVRTDAGWVAEDGDKHLEPSAFETDYAAMVLGLRDYMDKTGFKKVLLGLSGGVDSAIVAAIAADALGPDNVRCVMMPSEYTSDASLDDAKAAAAALGVRYDIVPIGAVRAAVTETLAPLFADLDEGLTEENIQSRIRGLLLMAQSNKFGEMLLTTGNKSEVAVGYATIYGDMSGGYNPIKDLYKTRVFDICRWRNVNHRPWMKASAGEMIPVAIIDKPPSAELRDDQKDSDSLPEYDVLDGILTMLVDDDASVADCVAVGYGRTVVKKIEHLLFISEYKRFQSAPGPRLSMKAFWLDRRYPIVNRWRDDG; encoded by the coding sequence ATGAGCGACCGTTTCCGCCTGACGATGGCGCAGTTGAATCCCACTGTTGGTGACATCACAGGCAATGCTGAAAAGGCGCGCTTTGCATGGGAGCAGGGGCGCGCTGCGGGGGCTGACATGGTCATGCTGCCGGAGATGTTTTTGGTCGGGTATCAGCCGCAAGATTTGATCATGAAACCCGCATTTGAACGTGAAGTTGCGGCTGAGTTGGAACGGCTGGCGGCGGATTGTGCAGATGGTCCGATGCTTGGGATTGGTGGGCCGTTTCGGGAAGGCGACAAGCTGCACAATGCGTATTTTGTTCTGAAGAATGGGAGGGTTATTTCCACGACGCGCAAATATTTCCTTCCTAACTTCAATGTCTTCGACGAGGTCCGCCTGTTCAGTCGCGCTGATATGCAAGGGCCATTTAATACGGGGGAGGACGCAGGGCCGCTGCGGATTGGAACACCGATTTGCGAAGACGCATGGTATCCGGATGTCTGCGAGGCGATGGTGGAAAGTGGTGCGGAATTGTTGCTGGTGCCAAATGGCAGTCCGTATTTTCGTGATAAATTCAGCGTGCGCCTGAACAATATGGTCGCGCGCGTGATCGAAAATGATGTTCCGCTGGTCTATCTGAACATGGTCGGTGGGCAGGACGATCAGGTGTTTGATGGCGGGTCGTTCGTGTTGAACCGCCACGGCGCGTTGGCCGTGCAGATGCCGTGGTTTGAAGACGCGATTGCCCACGTTGATTTCGTGCGAACGGATGCTGGGTGGGTCGCCGAAGACGGTGACAAACACCTTGAACCGAGCGCGTTCGAAACCGATTACGCGGCGATGGTGCTGGGACTGCGTGATTACATGGACAAGACCGGATTCAAGAAAGTCCTGCTAGGCCTGTCTGGTGGCGTGGATTCGGCGATTGTTGCCGCGATTGCGGCAGATGCGTTGGGGCCGGATAATGTGCGCTGCGTGATGATGCCGTCTGAATACACGTCAGATGCGTCTTTGGATGACGCCAAGGCTGCTGCTGCGGCGCTGGGCGTGCGCTATGATATCGTGCCGATCGGTGCTGTGCGGGCGGCAGTGACGGAGACGTTGGCGCCATTGTTTGCGGACTTGGACGAGGGGCTGACGGAAGAGAACATACAGTCACGTATTCGCGGGTTGTTGTTAATGGCGCAGTCTAACAAGTTTGGCGAAATGCTGCTGACGACAGGCAACAAATCAGAGGTCGCGGTGGGATATGCCACGATCTACGGTGATATGTCAGGTGGATATAACCCGATCAAAGACCTTTATAAAACGCGGGTGTTTGATATTTGTCGCTGGCGGAATGTAAATCATCGTCCTTGGATGAAGGCGTCCGCAGGTGAGATGATTCCTGTGGCGATCATCGACAAACCGCCAAGTGCGGAATTGCGCGATGACCAGAAAGACAGCGACAGCCTGCCGGAATATGACGTGTTAGATGGCATTTTAACGATGTTGGTTGACGATGACGCCAGCGTCGCGGACTGCGTCGCGGTGGGCTATGGTCGAACGGTGGTAAAAAAAATCGAACACCTGCTTTTTATCAGTGAATACAAACGGTTCCAGTCTGCACCGGGGCCGCGGTTGTCGATGAAAGCGTTCTGGCTGGATCGCAGGTATCCGATTGTGAACCGCTGGCGTGATGACGGTTAA
- a CDS encoding MORN repeat-containing protein — MKRFTPHLIAALLMATPALAQSVQTKQYDDGGIYEGQFLGGLQHGQGTYTLPNGYQYDGEWFEGEIRGKGTARFPNGSIYEGQFAAGKPEGFGVINFADGGTYEGDWIDGKITGRGIARYDNGVIYEGDFRNAMHHGQGTMSSPGGYIYAGPWVNGVKEGEGSITYPDGAIYNGTLAAGERQGVGTLTMPDGLVYDGTWAAGQIEGTGRLIQPNGDIYEGDLVAGQRQGVGTVTFANGDVYAGGFANDLRNGDGTFTGADGYRYAGEWSNGQIEGTGEVTYPDGSTYVGTFMDDLAHGTGKITYPDGSTYEGRWEAGVINGAGIATYANGLVYEGEFLNAKNHGTGTMRYADGYIYVGDWEDGQRSGFGTATYADGTIYEGAFANGQRDGTGKITMADGFTYEGQWTVGEIAGLGVATYTNGDVYSGEFRSGRRQGIGTMTYAASGQMADGEWQDGALVMQGANNPATDGVVGEGVATE; from the coding sequence ATGAAGCGCTTTACGCCGCACCTGATCGCCGCCCTGCTGATGGCAACGCCTGCGTTGGCGCAATCCGTTCAGACAAAACAATACGACGACGGCGGCATCTACGAAGGCCAGTTTTTGGGCGGCTTGCAGCACGGTCAGGGCACCTACACCCTTCCCAACGGCTACCAATACGACGGCGAATGGTTTGAGGGCGAAATTCGCGGCAAGGGCACAGCGCGATTCCCGAACGGGTCGATTTACGAAGGTCAATTCGCCGCCGGAAAACCCGAAGGCTTCGGTGTCATCAACTTCGCTGATGGCGGAACGTATGAAGGCGACTGGATCGACGGTAAAATCACCGGACGCGGCATCGCGCGCTACGACAATGGCGTGATCTATGAGGGTGACTTTAGAAATGCGATGCACCACGGCCAAGGTACCATGTCCAGCCCTGGCGGCTACATCTACGCTGGCCCATGGGTCAACGGCGTCAAAGAAGGCGAAGGGTCGATCACCTACCCCGACGGTGCCATTTACAACGGTACATTGGCAGCCGGCGAACGCCAAGGCGTCGGCACCCTGACCATGCCGGACGGTCTGGTCTATGACGGCACATGGGCCGCTGGCCAGATTGAGGGCACAGGCCGCTTGATCCAGCCCAACGGCGATATCTATGAAGGCGACCTCGTGGCAGGTCAACGCCAAGGCGTCGGCACAGTGACCTTCGCAAACGGCGACGTTTACGCGGGCGGCTTTGCAAACGACCTGCGCAACGGTGACGGCACGTTCACAGGCGCAGACGGATACCGCTACGCAGGTGAATGGTCGAACGGCCAAATCGAAGGGACCGGCGAAGTCACCTATCCGGACGGGTCCACCTACGTGGGCACCTTCATGGACGACCTCGCCCATGGCACAGGCAAAATAACCTACCCCGATGGCTCAACCTATGAGGGCCGCTGGGAGGCTGGTGTCATCAACGGCGCAGGCATCGCAACCTACGCCAATGGCCTTGTCTACGAAGGCGAATTCCTCAACGCGAAAAACCATGGAACAGGCACGATGCGCTACGCCGACGGTTACATCTATGTCGGCGATTGGGAAGACGGACAGCGCAGCGGGTTTGGCACGGCAACCTACGCCGATGGCACGATCTATGAAGGCGCATTCGCGAACGGCCAACGCGATGGGACCGGCAAAATTACGATGGCTGATGGTTTTACCTACGAAGGCCAATGGACCGTCGGTGAAATTGCTGGCCTCGGCGTTGCGACATATACCAATGGTGACGTCTACTCAGGCGAATTCCGCTCCGGTCGACGCCAAGGGATTGGCACAATGACCTACGCGGCCTCCGGTCAAATGGCCGACGGCGAATGGCAAGACGGCGCATTGGTCATGCAGGGCGCAAACAATCCGGCCACGGATGGCGTTGTGGGTGAAGGTGTGGCGACCGAGTGA